CAGATCAGTGTTTTGAGGGGCGCACCCAGCGCCCCTTTTTTTAGGCGGAGAATCTATTAAGAAACAAAAATAATTTGCTGAAGATTTACGAGATATATACAAGTATTCAAGGGGAGTCGAGCTATCAGGGCTTGCCGTGCGTATTCGTCAGATTGAGCGGCTGTAACCTGCGCTGTGCATGGTGCGACACCGCATACGCTTTTTTCGGAGGTGAAGAAAAAAGCGTCGATGAGATAATGGAAGAGATCAGGCAGTCAGGACCGCTGCTTGTCGAGATTACAGGTGGTGAACCGCTGATGCAGCGGGAATGTTACGATTTAATGAAAAAGCTGTGTGACGAAAATTATATCGTACTCCTGGAGACCGGGGGTTCGATTGATACGGTTGAAGTTGATCCGCGGGTCAAAAAAATTATCGATTTCAAAGCACCTTCGAGTCTTATGGTTGACGAGAACGACTGGAATAACGTCTCCCGCCTGAACGGAGGCGACGAAGTGAAGTTTGTTATCGGCGACAGAGCGGATTATGACTGGTCTCTCAAGAGAATCAAAGAGCAGGGGTTAGAAGAAAAAACGATAGTAAATCTCTCTCCCGTTCACAACAGTTTAAAGCCGGCTGAATTGGTCAAATGGGTATTGGAAGACGGCATCGACGTAAGAGTTAACCTGCAAATCCATAAATATATCTGGGGGGAAAATGCGGTTGGAGTGTAGATTTCGACTTTGATGAGTGAAGAGAACATGGAAAAACCGTTGGCTATCGCCGCACTGTCGGGTGGATTGGACTCTGTTGTTGCCGCTTCGATTGCTGCGATCGATCATGAGCTTGCGCTGATGCACATCAATTACGGGAACCTGACGGAAAAGCGTGAACTCATGGCATTTCACGATATCGCTGATTTCTATGAAATAGAAAGGCGGTTTGTCGCCGACATAGACCACCTGAGAAAGATAGGAAATTCAAGTCTTACAGACCGGAATATACCTGTCGAAGAGTACGATCCCGAAAAAACTGGAATTCCCCATACGTATGTGCCTTTCAGGAACGCTAACATCCTCTCGGTTGGAGTATCTTGGGGAGAGGCTATAGGCGCGAATTCGATTTTCGTAGGGATGATGGAAGAAGACAGCGCCGGATATCCCGACTGCACGGAAGAATTTATCAGCGCATTCAACGATATGATCAGTGTTGGGACACGGCCGGAGACCGAGATAGCGCTTGTAGCCCCTTTAATCCACATGAGCAAAGGAGAAGTTGTCGCAAAGGGTATAGAACTTGGAGCGCCGCTTGATTTGACCTGGTCGTGCTATCAAAACGAAGAAAAAGCGTGCGGGAAATGTGAATCATGTTTCCTGAGACGCAAAGGTTTTGAAGAAGCCGGCGTAGAAGACTCGATCGAATATTTGAATGAAAAGGAGAAGATGAGTAGTTGAAAGAGAAAGAAAAAGAGATAGTCGGTGAGCTATTGTCACCGGACACGATTCGCCGGGATATATTAGAAACGTTTGAGTACGAGTATCCCGGCAGTGAAGTAGACTTGAACATCAGCACGGATGAGTTCACCTGCGTCTGCCCGAAGAGCGGGCTCCCGGATTTTGCCACGATCACTGTCAAATACGTGCCCGATTTAAAATGCGTAGAACTGAAGAGCTTGAAATTTTATCTTATGTCATACAGGCAGGTAGGGATATTTCACGAGCATGTAGTCAACCGTATTCTCGGGGATTTCGTCGAGGTAGTGGAGCCGATTCGGGTCACCGTTTTCGGAGATTTTAAGATCAGGGGAGGAGTGCATACAACATCGGAAGTATCGTGGGAAAAAGAAAAGAAATAAAGCTGAAACAAGTTGGCGTATGTTTTAGTTCAAGATTCAGTTGATATGCCCTTGAATTTATAGCAGAGGAACCGGCGACGAGATATATAAAGAATATTGCCATATTAATGTTTTTCGCTCTTTCAGTTTCAGAATCAGTTCAAGCTGCGGATGGAAAAGCGAGTCTTATCAGGATTCAAACTCCCACTCAGGACGCCGTAAGACAGTTGCTGCGGGGTGGTTTTGACGTTATAGAGAGCAAGGAAGGTCATTATTCAGAGGTGATAGCGTTTGAACATGACTTAAAGAGATTGGACGATCGGGGGATAACCTATGAAGTGCTCATACCCGACATGACACGGTTCTATCTCGACCGGGCTAAGGGATGGAGTTCCACCGGCAGCCTGAAAATAGGAGACGGGACGAAGATGGGGTATTTCAGTCTCGACTCGATGTATCTATTTCTCGACAGTCTCCAGGCTGCCTATCCGGCGCTTATCAGCCCGAAGGATAGCATCGGGCATACTCATTATGGAAGGACTCAGTGGATGTATAAGGTCTCCGATAATCCGGAAACGGACGAAGCCGAGCCTGAAGTGCTTTATACCGGACTGACGCA
This is a stretch of genomic DNA from Candidatus Neomarinimicrobiota bacterium. It encodes these proteins:
- a CDS encoding radical SAM protein codes for the protein MLKIYEIYTSIQGESSYQGLPCVFVRLSGCNLRCAWCDTAYAFFGGEEKSVDEIMEEIRQSGPLLVEITGGEPLMQRECYDLMKKLCDENYIVLLETGGSIDTVEVDPRVKKIIDFKAPSSLMVDENDWNNVSRLNGGDEVKFVIGDRADYDWSLKRIKEQGLEEKTIVNLSPVHNSLKPAELVKWVLEDGIDVRVNLQIHKYIWGENAVGV
- the queC gene encoding 7-cyano-7-deazaguanine synthase QueC, giving the protein MEKPLAIAALSGGLDSVVAASIAAIDHELALMHINYGNLTEKRELMAFHDIADFYEIERRFVADIDHLRKIGNSSLTDRNIPVEEYDPEKTGIPHTYVPFRNANILSVGVSWGEAIGANSIFVGMMEEDSAGYPDCTEEFISAFNDMISVGTRPETEIALVAPLIHMSKGEVVAKGIELGAPLDLTWSCYQNEEKACGKCESCFLRRKGFEEAGVEDSIEYLNEKEKMSS
- the queF gene encoding NADPH-dependent 7-cyano-7-deazaguanine reductase QueF — its product is MKEKEKEIVGELLSPDTIRRDILETFEYEYPGSEVDLNISTDEFTCVCPKSGLPDFATITVKYVPDLKCVELKSLKFYLMSYRQVGIFHEHVVNRILGDFVEVVEPIRVTVFGDFKIRGGVHTTSEVSWEKEKK